In Juglans regia cultivar Chandler chromosome 13, Walnut 2.0, whole genome shotgun sequence, the following proteins share a genomic window:
- the LOC109005822 gene encoding protein FAR1-RELATED SEQUENCE 4-like, which produces MHGYFGPMLACSPAFLPYPDDNKNPSNIQQNVGYPFQYGMGPPRPVIATSSATSARVSEENRPDCLETKPPYSSTRVDEEIILDRPDEREIDDGTTGTPRVVPSLDSDDIIEEPKSGMEFNLFEDLLSYYKQYAKKCGFGVMTQRNERSEDQSVRYVTIGYARGGKARNKSLNVANPRPMGKTDCKARINALRVEGKMRITTVHNTHNHGLSPKKSHFFRCNREVSETVKRVLDTNDLAGIRLNKSYGSLVVGCMDGIAPKAIITNQDRAMKNAIATVFPETRHRLCLWHILKKVPEKLGSYATYRNGLKTKLMKCVYDTQTIEEFEKCWAGFINTYDLHENVWLKSLYVEHEYWVPVFLKEHFWAGMSTTQRSESMNTFFDGYVHSKTNLKEFFDQFDSTLRKKIENENHAEFQSFSQVIPCISRSPIEKKFQELYTNAKFREVQ; this is translated from the exons ATGCATGGTTACTTTGGACCAATGCTTGCATGTTCACCAGCTTTTCTGCCATATCCAGATGACAACAAAAATCCAAGCAACATTCAG cAAAACGTTGGTTACCCATTTCAATATGGGATGGGACCTCCGAGGCCAGTTATCGCTACAAGCTCCGCAACAAGTGCTAGAGTTAGTGAAGAAAATAGGCCCGATTGTTTAGAAACTAAACCTCCATATTCTTCAACTagagttgatgaagaaattatattGGATAGACCAGATGAACGGGAAATTGACGATGGCACTACCGGTACACCACGGGTAGTGCCATCATTGGATAGTGATGATAtcattgaggagccaaagtcgGGGATGGAGTTTAATTTGTTTGAAGATTTGTTGAGCTATTATAAACAGTATGCAAAGAAATgcgggtttggggtgatgacacaGAGGAATGAGAGGTCAGAGGATCAAAGTGTCAGATATGTCACCATTGGTTATGCACGGGGAGGGAAGGCCCGGAATAAGAGTTTGAATGTCGCCAACCCACGTCCGATGGGGAAAACGGACTGTAAGGCAAGAATTAATGCCTTAAGAGTTGAGGGAAAGATGCGGATAACAACTGTGCATAATACACATAATCACGGCCTCAGCCCAAAGAAATCCCACTTTTTTCGATGTAACAGAGAAGTGAGTGAGACCGTTAAAAGAGTCCTAGACACAAACGACTTAGCTGGCATTCGATTGAATAAAAGTTACGGTTCTCTTGTTGTTGGC tgtatggacGGTATAGCTCCAAAGGCTATTATTACTAATCAAGacagagcaatgaaaaatgcaattgctaCCGTCTTTCCAGAAACTCGACATAGATTATGCCTGTGGCATATACTGAAGAAAGTCCCTGAGAAGCTTGGGTCGTATGCTACGTACAGAAATGGGCTAAAAACTAAactgatgaaatgtgtgtatgacacaCAAActattgaggagtttgagaaatgttgggctGGGTTTATTAACACATACGACTTACATGAGAATGTGTGGTTGAAAAGTTTATATGTAGAGCATGAGTATTGGGTACCGGTATTCCTGAAAGAGcacttttgggctggaatgagtacaacccaGCGCAGCGAGAGTATGAACACTTTTTTTGACGGTTATGTTCACTCgaagacaaacttgaaggagtttTTCGACCAGTTTGACAGTACGTTgaggaagaaaattgagaatgaaaatcatGCGGAATTCCAGTCATTTAGCCAGGTCATTCcctgcatatctagatctccaattgaaaagaaatttcaagagttgtacactAACGCTAAATTTAGGGAAGTTCAGTAG